Part of the Henckelia pumila isolate YLH828 chromosome 2, ASM3356847v2, whole genome shotgun sequence genome is shown below.
AGTTTACAAGCAAActccatattttatttttctttaattaatttgaaatattgAATGCTTTCCGAGGTTTAATttaaatgaatatatatatatatatatatatatatatatatatatatatatatatattgtggtaaaagcacaaaataaattttatttaatataaaaattagaatatatatttgagtagatccgaaaaacaaaaaatgGGAGATTATCGAAGGAGGGAATATTTGCATTAAATGGTGGCATAATTTGAAAATCCAAGAAAAGCATCCAAAAATAAATTCACCtgccaaaatttgaaaaaatcagTCTTAGAATTGCAAATATTGTTCATTCAAACGGTCCTACACAACACAGTCTCAGCCCCCTTCCTCTGAACCATCTCTCTCCCTCCGCCGGAATGGCCGAACCCGAAACTCCTAACCCAATTCCTCAGCCCAAATCACCGGTGTCAATCCCCGGGGAGCTTCTGGATGACTCAATTCAGGAAGACCCATTGTTAGGATCCGGGTCCTTCATCGACCCGGACCGAAACGATGCCACCATGGAATCTCCGGCGCTCGAGCGGAACGAAATTAATGGGGATCCCGAGTTTCCGTTGGATTCTGTTATCGACGCTAAGCCTATTTCTATGCTGGCCCCAGGTGAAGTCTGGAGCGAGGCTACACCCAAGGTGCCAAAGGTCAGGGACCCGGAAGAGATGGCGAAGCGGCCGAACTGGTTACCGGACGATTGGAGTGTAGAAACGAAAGTCCGGTCGTCGGGAGCCACCGCCGGTAGCATCGACCgtgtaggtttttttttttgttctctCGCTCTCTCCCTTACGCGTACCTCTTATTGAATGCTTGTTTAAGAGTAACAACCGAGAAAAACTCAAAAAATCACGAGTCGAAAAATTAATGCGGCTTTGTTCTGCACTTGCTTTGGAAATACACCACACTTGTCAAAATATCTAATAGATGACCAACGCTAAAGAATCTATATAGAAGATCTATAGATTCAATAGGCTTTTCAGCTTTCAATTTTTGAATAAGCCTCACGGCTTTAATAATTCTTTGGTGTGTTAGCACTGCATTTCTCTCGTGATTACAAATAGAGGTTTTCATTCTGTCCAAACCGAACTGAATTTTCTGTTTAATTGAATGTGTTTACTTATTTGCCTCTTTTTGGGTCAGCTCATGACTCTTCCAAATTTTTTCTTGAAAAGTGACCAAGTATttgaaataaaaagaaaaatatatcCAACTAAATCTAGCAAGAAATCAACTATATTCAACTAAGATGTTCAGATATAACATctagtttattaattttttcaatCGAACTAAAAGCTGAACCAAAATATTGGTTCAgttttcggttttcggtttcGGTTCTGGTTCGGTTCGGGCGGTTAACCGAACCGTGGACACATCTAATCACAAATGTACTTGAGTGGATCTTTTGTTGCTGACCCAAAGTGATTAGATATTCTTGCTTTGCAGAAACAAGGTTGGAAGAAGCCTGTCTTTTGTCGAATATTTTTCACTTTCCTATTAGACTTAGATACTCTTTTTGCGCTGCTGGAAAGTATGCCGATGACAAAATCAATGAACTTGTAGGTTTCAGTGTATGCAGATTTATCAGAAGCTATAATTGACATAACTGTGCatctcaaatcttttaaaaatttatagcaGCTCAAGTGCTATATTTCGCCAGCATTCTCCTTTGGATTAGTTATTCCTTTCATGATTTCCATTCCAATAATTGCGCCAACTTACAACTTATGGAGATAGAACACATGAGATTGGTTTTGATACCAATTCGAGTACAAGCGCCTGCTGCGTGATTAATAGTTATGACTGGAGATAAATGTGCAAGTCAAATATTCTAAAAGTGACTTGCTATTAGGATCCAGTTCCTTCATTGACCCGGACCGGAACGATTCCACCATGGAACTTCGGCATTAGAGTATCATGACACAAATGGGGATCCGGAGTTTGGGTCAGATTCAGTTACCGACGCAAAACCAATGTCTATGCTTACCCCATGAGAAGACTGGAGCGAGGTGGTACCCAGGGCGGCCAAGGTTAGGGACCCTGAGGAGATAGCGAAGAGGCTAAGCTGGTTGTCAGAGGACTGGAATATTTATGCAAAGCCAAATATCATTTGAATCTCTCCaaaccataatttttttaactttcTTTTGAACTTGGATTCTCTTTCTTGCTTTGTAAGCAATGATGCAAATGACAAAATCAACAAGTTCGTAAAAATCAAGCACATATGCAGATGTAAatgtgcaactcaaatattttaaaatttataacaatCCAAGTGTCACGTTTCTATTGTTCTCCGAACATGGGCCAATTATTGCTCTCTTATGATTCCCCTTTCAATAATTGCACCAGCTTGCAACTCATAGAAATCGAGCAGATGAGGTTGGTTTTGATACCAATTGCATCAACAAGCGTTTGCCGCTTTAAAAAAAGTTATGCGGGAAAAAACTGTGCAAATCAAATATTCCTAAAGTGACCAATTGTCCGGATCAAGTTCCTTCATTGACCCTATCCGGAACGACGCCAAAATGGACACTTGTGCACGCAAGTGCTTTTAAATTAATGGGGATCCGGAGCTTGGGTCAGATTCGGTGATTGATGCAAAACCAATATCGATGCTTGCCCCATGAGAACCCGCACTCAATTTTCATGAAACTAATGGGGATTTGGATTTTGATCAGATTTAACGGTTGACGCAAAGCCAATAGCGATGTTTGCCCTAGGACAAAAATGTGCCAAAGCTGTACTTTGGGCACTGAAGGTTAGACGGTGAAGAGGTTGAACTGGTTGCTGGATGACTGGAGATAGAACCAAGAGTTTGATAATCAGGAGTCGCGGCAAGAAATATGTAGTTTTTTCGTTCTTTCTCTCTTGCAAGTACTTCACACTTAATGCTTGTTATTGGATGTAATACACATTCCTTGTATTTGTGGTTTAGTTACGGAGTTGTCCAATTAGGGCATGGTTGGATTGCATGTAATAATTGAAGGATTTCTTACATAGAGATGTGTCAGTGCATGACTATGTTCTGAACATATGGTTCaacaaatattaaattaaagatAAGTAAATGCATTTTCTCTAGTTGGCCTAGAGGATTGTTTTGGTAAAAAACTTATGATTGACTATGATCTAGTGTTTCAGTTCCTTGCTTAAAATCCCAATCAGATGTATGTCGGGTTAGGGACCTCTAGCtcaaaaaatattaagttcggTTGAGCTCAAATTGAGCCAGCTTCTCCTTTCATCCACGGTTGCAATTTCCGTGAATATGCCCAAGCCCTATCATAGATTTGGAGTTATGTGTTAAAATAAGCCTGGCCAACGCATTGTCCTTTTACACCTACCTGCTTTAGTCAACCTTTCGCTTTTGTAACACACCTCTCTTCATGCAATGTTTAATTGTTACAACCAAGAAAAATCAAGTCGGCCATGTGAATGGAAAAATTAACGAGCCTTTCTCCGGACCTTGCTTTGGGAAAACACCATGTTGTGTTGACTTTAACAATTATAGCTGACTTTATGTCTTACAAGTCCATCTTGGCTTATAAATGTTTACATCTTTGTGAAACAAAAACTCATTGAAATTCTATAAATTTCAGTTTTACCTAGATTTAATTCTCTCGGTCTCTTTATCAAGCACGTAAACATACAAATGACCAAACAAAACTTTCATACATGGTACTGAATGAAAACGATGTAAAAGATATTTCAAAAaagatttattaattaataaagagAGTAAACTAACACCTATGTAGTTTTGGCCCCAACGCGACAACTCAAATAAATTGTTTCATAAatgcaaaagaaaaaaaacggTTAAAAGTTGTGAACACGATACTAAATATGAAAACAATTGAAAATAATAAGATTCTTTACGAATGATGGTTTTGTGTTTTGAATCGTCTCTAAAGTTTAATTGTGCACCAAGGTTGCCATTTTGTAGTTCCCTCGAAACTAAACGAACTTTGTGCAAGAATTTTCCTGTGATGCCTGGGCTGAAGAGGGCGGAGAGTCGCCGGTGCTAGTAGGTTGCATGGACAAAGAGCGACATGCACTAAAAGTATTTTTATTTACAATGTTAAATATATCACATGCTGGTTATGCGGTGGATGTGAGGCTTACACGACCCCGTAAAAATGCCGGAAACAACAAGGACAACAAGAATGCTAATGGAAATCCGAGCCATGAGAACCATGAAACAAATGATGTCCAAATTGCAGAGGTCAAGGTTTTGGCTGGAACGGCTTAGTTGTTGCAACAACTAATAAGGCAGTCCAGACGATGGACACAAATTTGGAGCTCATACGGCGGCGGACCTAAGGAGGTTTATGAGCACTTCATGATGATGGAACCTACCTAAGGACTTTTCCGGCATCACATATCCACTGCTGGCTGAAGGGTGGATCAAATCTCTAAATGACACATATGAATTTATGTAGCTAGAAAATGCAGATATAGATGCACCATTTACCACTTAAAAAGATGACGCTCGTATGTGATACTGACTACTCTCATTTGGACTGGATTCAAGGGAGTATTCTACTCGAGGTGCTTCACTGCTGATGTCAGAACTAAGATGATTCAGGAGTTCTTGGGTTTGAAGTAGAAGCGTGTGATGGTGGCAGAGTATGTCCGCGGGTTTGAGTGTGGGTGttactttgtgcccatgattgcgaAAAACCTAGTATAGAAAATACACCACTTTATGCATGGGTTATGCCCTTTGGTTATGCGTTATATCAGCATATTTGAGCCAACCATCTTTGCGGCGGCTATTGATAAAGCCTTGAGGGTGAAACGACAGGCTATGCAGTATGGGGATCAACCAAGGCCCAATAAGAAGAGGAACACAAGACCTCAACGAGTTGTAACTTATTTTCGAGAGCTCTTACCTTAAAAACTTAAGAGTTAAGCATGCTTGATTTGGAGTAATTCTAGGATGAGTGACTGCTTAGGAAGTTTTCGAATGAGCATATGAGTGAGCATATGAGTGAGAATACAAgtacgctgaaaagacccgtgtTGGTACGATGATGACAGTTGTGTAACATGAGGCGTTAGAAAATGGTATGGAGCCTACCTCTTCTAGTACGTTGTGATTTGGCGACGAACCTAGTGGAAGCGGGTGGACATGTGACGCTCGGTCTGAAGAAGGCGGACAATAATCACCGTTGCCAAAAGGTTACACGGACAAAGAACGACTCCTAATAGGCTTCTAGAAGAAGAAAACATGAATAAACCAATCTCATACCGGAACGAGAGGTATTTCAAAACTTTTCTGGTCTGAGACTGTACATTTGTGGAAAACTTAgaagatttgatatgtactaCTTATATCAACAAAATGCACCTTCTTTTCGGAAGTCCATCATTTAGAAACTGCGAAGTTAAGCTTGTTTGACCTAGAGCAATTTTGGGATGAGTGACTCATTGGCCTGTGTTGGTACGCTAGAAAGGCCCGTTGTGGTACAGCGGAGACATTCGTCAAATCTGGTGTGTTACACTTcctttgttttaaaaatattatacatgCTTAAAAGGGCCTTGACTTGAATACAAGTTGTTTTACATCATTAAATTCATCTAGAAATATGGTTTTATGCATGTGTGTGTGCATAAACTACGTGCGATGTAATACATTAAAATGGGATCCGACATGAATTACATCCACATCCTCGGAAGCAAATTAAAATACGTGCATCAATATGGCAAGGTATATGATGGTATCACGGAGTCGT
Proteins encoded:
- the LOC140881575 gene encoding methyl-CpG-binding domain-containing protein 6-like isoform X2, with the protein product MAEPETPNPIPQPKSPVSIPGELLDDSIQEDPLLGSGSFIDPDRNDATMESPALERNEINGDPEFPLDSVIDAKPISMLAPGEVWSEATPKVPKVRDPEEMAKRPNWLPDDWSVETKVRSSGATAGSIDRYYVPPSGKRKMRSKNEVLRFLASEGEPKGKSNSETDAVPSESPGSQKKPKSSSKRKKVEAVA
- the LOC140881575 gene encoding methyl-CpG-binding domain-containing protein 6-like isoform X1, whose protein sequence is MAEPETPNPIPQPKSPVSIPGELLDDSIQEDPLLGSGSFIDPDRNDATMESPALERNEINGDPEFPLDSVIDAKPISMLAPGEVWSEATPKVPKVRDPEEMAKRPNWLPDDWSVETKVRSSGATAGSIDRYYVPPSGKRKMRSKNEVLRFLASEGEPKGKSNSETDAVQPSESPGSQKKPKSSSKRKKVEAVA